From the genome of Bos taurus isolate L1 Dominette 01449 registration number 42190680 breed Hereford unplaced genomic scaffold, ARS-UCD2.0 Leftover_ScbfJmS_261_1982, whole genome shotgun sequence:
AATAACCCTTTTTGTAAAAGGGTATAAAATCAGTGTGGAAATGCCTTCATTAAAAATTTGAATCCCACATGATACCAGAgcattcatactggagagaaaaccTATGAATTTACTGAATGTGGGAAAACTTTCATTTGTATGTTGCACCTCATTCAATGTTGAAGTCAGGCTGGAGAGAAATCCTGTGCTTCTAAAGAATATTGAAAAGCCTTTACCTAGATAACATCTCATTGAGCAGAagaaaattcatactggagagaagtcAGTGAAGGTTATAAATCTTCactgaatattttagaaaatttagagtTAGAGAGCTCTGAATGTACTGATTATGATAAAGTTTTCTCTTGAACCTTATCTCTTACTCTGTATTCGAAAGGCCATACACAGAGAAGCCCAGCACATGTAAGAAATGTGGAAATACCTTCAGCTAAAAGTAAATTTTCATTTATCAAAAAATTCATACAAGAAAGAAACCTTGTGAATGTGGGAAAGCTTCCATTCAGATGTCACACCTCAGTCAGCAGAGAATTTGTAGTGGGGAAAACCCCTTTGCCTGTAAGGTATGTGGGAAAATCTTCAGCCACAAATCAACTCTTACTGAGCATGAGCATTTTCATAATAGAGAGAAACCTTttgaatgtaatgaatgtggaaaaGCATTCAGCCAAAAGCAGTATGTCATTAAACATCAGAACACCCATACTGGAGAGAAGCTTTTTGAATGTAACgaatgtggaaaatccttcagcCAGAAGGAAAATCTTCTTACCCATCAGAaaattcacactggagaaaaaccTTTTGAGTGTAAGGACTGTGGGAAAGCTTTCATTCAGAAGTCAAACCTCATCAGACACCAGAGAactcacacaggagagaagccctTTATATGTAAGGAGTGTGGGAAAACCTTCAGTGGCAAGTCGAACCTTACTGAGCATGAGAAAATTCATATCGGAGAGAAACCCTTCAAGTGTAATGAATGTGGAACAGCTTTTGGTCAGAAGAAGTACCTcataaaacatcaaaatattcacactggagagaaaccttatgaatgtaatgaatgtggaaaagccttcTCTCAGCGAACATCACTTATTGTACATGTGAGAATTCATTCAGGTGATAAGCCGTATGAATGCAATGTATGTGGAAAAGCCTTCTCTCAAAGTTCATCTCTTACTGTACATGTGAGAAGCCACACAGGTGAGAAACCCTATGGTTGTAATGAGTGTGGGAAAGCTTTCTCACAGTTCTCAACCCTTGCTCTACATTTGAGAATACACACAGGTAAGAAGCCTTATCAGTGtagtgaatgtgggaaagctttcagccaaaagtcacaccacaTTAGACACCAGAAAATTCATACCCATTAAAACCCTGTGGATATCATGAAAGGTGTTCATCAAGAATTTACACCTTACAACACATCAGAAATAATGAAGGAAGGCATCACAAATGAGGGAAGCAAAAGCTAAAAACTTAAAGGACACCAGAGAATTCATCTTGAAGAGAAAGACATTTGTATGATTGAAGTCCTGTATCCAATAAAAACCATACTGCAAAGGTAATACTGAAAACTTAAGATGCATTTCCACTAAAATTGGGAGTGGAAAACATTTTTATGATTGCCATCTGCATGAATCTGGAGATCTTCACCAGTGTAATAAAAACAAAGCTATAAGCATTAGAAAGAGACTTCTATGGTATTGATTTAGCAGAACAGAAGAGATTCTGCAAAAACCTATGCATTTATTAGAATTTATAATATAGAAAAGGCATCAGGAGCTGAGAAGCTAATGggactattttaaaaagtgctttggaGGTAATTTGTTCTCCaaggttggggggggggtggggggatagcACATGaactatacacaaagataaaggGATTGAGTTAAAAGCAGAAGTATGAGAAAGCTATATAGTAAAATGGTTATGACCTTGGGAATGGGAAACATTCCTTATGGCAAATTGAAAAATATCTAGCAATTCTACTCTGAGTTTGTATGCTCAGGAAAGTATGTACCAGACTATTTACTGTGGCATGATTTGTAGTACTCATTAATTGGGAACAAATTCCCATcaggaacaaaatggaaaatacttAACGATGGAATACTGTATATCTGTAAAGTGTAATAAATGAGATCTATATGTATTAGAAAGATCTCAAAAGTCATGTTGAGGGGGAAAGAAAGTTGCAGAATGACATAATACGATGACATTTTTGTAAATTTGAATTAAAACTTCCTCACAGAATTTCAGTGCTATATATTGGTaatggatacatatatgtatgtatgttttttaagtgtttttgaaATGGGTTGGAAGTATACAGATCAAACTCTTGATAGTGGTTGCCTGTGAAgagtggagaagggaagggaatgcgtgtgggggagggggctgttAGAGGGAgacttcagttttatatataaacatcaatttctcttaaaaaaaagacTGCAGAAAATATATTGAGATACTGGTTAATTCTGGATTGTGGTATATGGATATCTTGTCttattttttgtacttttctgtatttttaaattttctcaaaattaGTAAGAATGGGGGTGAGGATGGGAACACTGTACCTATAGACATCATGTTCTAACGGATTCATTCCCAATCAACTACTAAACTTTTTAtaggaaatatttctaaaattttatcaaTGAGTGGATGGACTTGCTCTCTATGTAGTAggaaattatctattttattaaaattaaaactgacaGTATAAtccaaatgttttaatttatttatatcttcatGTTTTTGACACTATTTTGTGACATATCATTTGAGCTTAGGAAGTTTTAAGAACATTTAGTTAAAGATTAACATAGACTTCATATAATTTGTCATTTTCAGATAAACTGACTTtggaatgaccaaaaaaaaaagtaagagaggtccagaaaaaaatctacttctgctttatttattgactatgccgaagtctttgactatgtggatcacagcagaCTATGGATGCATTTGTGGGGGCACTTTTTCCTTCTGAGCTGGAAggaaagtccgatgctgtaaagagcaatattgcataggaacctggaatgttaggtccatgaatcaaggcaaattggaagttgttttatatattatactctGTTTACACTTATTAATAGATAATTGGTATATtactctgtgctgtacagcatatccttgttgcttaaagttcaaaatgaataatttaaaatataatgaaatattaagtTCTAATGAAAACCATTGTAAATTAAAAAGGACTGAAATCGCAgagtgctttctctctctccaaggATGTAGTAAGCTTGaaatcaatcttttaaaaaagaaataggagaatAGAATTATGGatagggggaaggggaggagagggtgagatgcatggaaagagtaacatggaaatttacattaccatatgtaaaatagatagccaatgggaatttgctgtatggctcaggaaactcaaacaggggctctgtatcaatctagaggggtgggatgcggaGGGAGATGGCAGGGagttccaaaagggaggggatatatgtataccctaGGCTGTTTCATGTTGaccaaaacagcaaaattctgtaaagcaataatccttcaataaaaattaattaattaaaaaataaaaagtatctcaaaataaacaaaaataaaaggaatagggAAATCACCAACTACTTTGAAATTCAGCAATAaacttatagaaataaaaatgtcaatgCACCAAGAAGAAAACACATGGACATTACATTCAGTAAATACTATCATAAGCAATAGCAGTCAAATACGTGAGGTAGAAGAAGGAGTCATCTTATTTCTCTTATTGCTGAACATCGTCCTCCTCCTTATTTTGATGCAAGGAGCTAGAGACATGTCCCACAACAAGAAATGGATGCATGCATGtgcgctaagtctcttcagttgtgtcccactctttgtgaccctatgaactgtggcccaccaggctcctctgtccctgggaattatccaggaaagaatactggagtgggtttccatgccctcctccagggaaccttctccatctagggacagaacctgggtctcctgtgtctcccgcattgcaggcaggttctttactaccggcaccacctgggaagacccaagaAATGGATGTGcgcatgctaagccgcttcagtcgtgtctgactctttgagaccctatggattgtaacccgctaggctcctctgtccatgggactttccagtaagaatactggagtgggttgccatgcctttctccggggcatcttcccaatccaggggttgaatccatggCTCTTACGTTTCCCACAtaagaaggcaggttctttaccactagcaccacctgggaagccccaagaaatgGATGCCTGTACTTAAATCGCCATGGTTAACAGCAGGTGCTTGAATGGAAAAACATCAGGGAAACTATCACCCCACGCTCCCGCTCCATCTCTAGGCTGAGTGTCACAGGAAGGTTGTTATTTGTTCAGCCCTCCTCACTCTACCATACGTTTGGCCAATTGCTTTATCTCATGGGCTACCAGTCCCTCATTGGCTGCTACTGTGGAGACTGTGGCTACGTTCACTGTCACTGGACTATCCCATCATCCCTGCAAGTTTGCAATTcagtcagggtttttttttttttttttttaaagcaaaatgttCTAGGTTGCAAACAAAAAATAGGGTCAGAGAAATCTGGATAAGGTAATTTCAGAAGATATGGTGTTTGATTCCAGAAATTTAGAATTTTCTTATTTAACACTGTGTTTGAgtcctattttacacatggaagtGAATTGGGATTGAAGGAATAGAATGGGTAAATGTGATTTTTACATCTGCTActgctggtgcagtggtaaagaatctgactgccaatgcaggagacgaaagagacacaGCTTCTATCCctcggtcagaaagatcccctggagtagcaaatgacaacccagttcagtattcttgcttggaaattttCGAGgagataggagcctggtgggctcctgtccatggggtcagaaagagtcggaggtgactgagtgactgagcacacatacacacacacactgctcttTGTGTGCCTGCGTGCTACCTTGCTTCAGTGGGGCTCGACTCTTtgcagaccctatggactgtagcccaccaggctcctctctccatggggattcgccaggaaagaatactggagagggttgccatgccctcctcccggggatctttatgacccagggatggaacctgcccctcctgcgactcctgcattgcaggcggattctttactgctgagccacccgggaagaccACACTGTTTTTTATCGGTTGCTATACCTCAtaccgctaagagtcggacacgactgagcgacttcactttcacttctcactttcgtgtattggagaagaaaatggcaacccactccagcgttcttgcctggagaatcccagggacgggggagcctggtgggctgccgtctatggggtcgcacagagtcggacacgactgaagtgacttggcatagcatagcatagcatagcatacccCATATAAAAATCTCTGGGTGATACCTAAATATAGACGGGAGAATGCAAATGGAAAAGGCCAACGAAACTTGTAGGGAAAGAATTTTGACCATAAAGATCCCTAAAATTACTGAGAAACCATGAACAGAAATAACCACTTACGAAAGTGACGAGTTGCGAAAAGTACACGATTTTCCATGGAACAAATGACACAACCGACACATATTGAAGCAAAGTTAACGaggtttttaatgttttctttggggtagaaatgttttaaagattaaatgtaGGGCCTAAGGGGAGAACCCTTAAGTCTGGTTTGCGATGGTCAGACAGTCCTGAGGCAGTTCATCTGCAGGTGTGGTATCCGATGAGCGACTTGGTGGCCACGTTTATGGCATACTTGCAGAGGTCCCCAGGCAACAGAAGACGCACAGCTGCCTCGATGTCTTCGTGCGTGATGGTGCGGCGCTTGTTGTTGCGGGCCAGGCGCCCGGCCTCTTCGGCTATCCGCTCAAACATATCTTTCACAAACGAATCCAGGATGTTCACGGAGTCGCGGGAAAGACTCATGCCTTTATGTATTTGCCTCAGCACCCTAGGGAAATAGGTAGCAAAACGTGAGAAATTGTCGTTATGGCGGTGCCGGCGACGGCGACGGCGGCCATTAGCTGTCTTCTGCTTTGCCTTTTTTGGTTCCGCATCACACGGCTCTGGTTTGGAGGTCTCCGCTTTCGCCATCTCCGTTTCAGAGGGCTCAGTTTCGGAGGTGCCAGTTTCTTTGGTGATCACGTCTTCCTCATAGCCGTCAGGGGATGGTTGGGACACGACAGAGCCGCCATTCTCCATAGCTCAGCGCAGAAGAACAGCGAGGGGGTTGAAGGCCGTTGGCTGAATGTATAGGCCCTGCTTTCCCTGACGTCACAGACACTGTCCACATCTGATTGGATGCAAGGCAGGGAGGCGTGTTACTATGGCAGCCCATGTCACGTGATACTGGACGTCCCACTTCCCAACTCCTGATGCGCCCCTCCCCGACGTTTAACCCCCAGTCAGCcaaactcccctggtggctctgacggtcaagtgtctgtctacaatgcgggagacctgggttcgatccctgggtcgggaagattccatggcgaaggaaagggcaacccactccagtactcttgcctagaaaatcccatggacggcggagcctggtgtccatgtggtcacaaagagttaattGAACATTAAATAATTGTTACAGTAAATAATTGGTACCCTATTGTTTACTTTGTGGGAAAAATTACTAGAAGCATGTATTCACCAAACCTATTAATTTTCACCATTGTTTGTCTCAAATAGAAACTCCCCATGACTTACTTACCTTTGAGggaagaaggctttttttttttttttggtattagttttcTTCAGTTTGGGCCTGTCAGACTTCTCTACTTCAGACAAGTCTGACTTATCACTCATGTTGAccaaaagatagaaaagaaatatttaaaaaactgccCTGGTAGAACTACTATCATACTAAGGAGTAAGAGTCAAAATTGTCATATTTAATGTCAATATGTATTTTACCTGCTGATTTTCAAAAGGCAAACAGCAACAGATCTTAGAAGAGTCATGTCTTCTAAGATCTTAGAAGAGTCATCAGAAAATAGCAAATAGTTGCCTTTTTACTTAGATTATATAAGTAGTGGTTGCAAAATAGgcctgcattcctatacactaacaatgagaaaacaaagagaaattagaGAAACAATTCAATtaaccattgcaatgaaaagaataaaatacttagaaataaatctacctaaggaagtgaaagacctatatatagaaaactatcacacactgatgaaagaaatcaaagaggactcaaatagatggagaaatataccatgttcatggatcaggaGAATAGTGAAAATGcgcatactacccaaagcaatctatagattcagtgaaaACCCTATCAAGTTACTATTTgagaaaatgatatttttctattttctatggtattattctataaaaatggtattttcacagaactagaacaaataatttcacaatttgtatggaaatacaaaaaacctcgaatagccaaagcaatcttgagaaagaagaatggacctggaggaatcaacctgcctgactccaggatatactacaaagccacagtcatcaagacagtatggtactggcacaaagacagaaatatagatcaatggaacaaaatagaaagcccagagataaatccatgcacctatggacacgttatctttgacaaaggaggcaagaatatacaatggagaaaagataatctctttaacaagtgatgctgggaaaactggtcaatcacctgtaaaagaatgaaactagaacactttccaaCACCATACAAAAGATAAactcccactgctgggcatacacactgaggaaaccagaattgaaagagacacgtgcaccccagtgttcatctaagcactgtttataatagccaggacatggaagcaacctagatgtccatcagcagacgaatggataataaagctgtggtacatatacacaatggagtattactcagccattaaaaagaatatatttgaatcagttctaatgaagtggatgaaactggagccgattatacagagtgaagtaaggcagaaagaaaaacaccaatacagtatactaacgcatatatacggaatttagaaagatggtaacgataaccctgtatgcaaggcagcaaaagggacacagatgtatagaacagtcttttggactctgtgggagagggcgagggtgggatgatttgggagaatggcattgaaacatgtatatatcatatgtgaaacgaatcgccagtccaggtttgatgcatggtacagaatgctcggggctggtgcactgggatgacccagagggatggtatgggaagggaggtgggaggggggttcaggatggggaacacgtgtatacccgtggcagattcatgttgatgtatggcaaaaccaatagaatattgtaaagtaattagccttcaattaaaataaataaatgtatattaaaaaagaaaaagaaaataataataaactcaaaatggattaaagatctaaatgtaagaccagaaactataaaactcctagaggaaaacataggcaaaacactctctgacgtaaatcacagaaggatcctctatgatgcacctcccagaataatggaaataaaagtaaaaataaacaaatggggcctagttaaacttaaaagcttttgcacaatgaaggaaactataagcaagatgaaaagacagccttcagaatgggagaagataatagcaaatgaagcaactgacaaagaattaatctgaaaaatatacaagcagcccatgcagctcaataccagaaaaattaatgacccaatcgaaaaatgggcCAGAtaactaagcagacatttctccaaagaagacatacagatggctaacaaacacatgaaaagatgctcaacatcactcattatcagaaaatgcaaatcaaaaccacaatgaggtaccatctcatgctggttagaatggctgctattgggatgagatgggaagggaggtgggagggggcgttcaggatggggaacacatgtacactcatggctgattcatgtcgatgtatggcaaaaactactacaatattgtaaagtcattagcctccagttaaaataaattaattaattttaaaatataggccTTAGTAGTAATGAGGGAatataaaaactgattttttgtTGGAATATTACTAAGAATCACATTAAAACCAATCTCAAAATATTGGACATAACATTAGAACTATAAGAGTTTTGTCCAATTTTGgctatttgtcatttttctgcATCTAGTGTTTTGGGTCTTTTATCTCATCCCTAACGAGCCATGCAAACTATGGCTTTGGCCTTCTCTACCTAACGACAGGATAAGGTGAGATAATCAGTTTAGATACTGGGTATACTCAAGTTTCCCAGGGATCAGGGGATCAGTTTGGCCCTCCTCACTTATAGCCTGCTGGAGAAACTCCAAGCCAAGAGAAACGTTTTGTCATATAGTTTTATCTGAAAGTTTCAAAGTTAGTCAAGATTGTCTGAAAAGGCATTCCTTTCTAATTGTATAGTGATAGATAATTCTGAAGAAAATGCTTCGGTTGTCCCACAGTCTCAGAGCAACctgtggaaaaaatgaaaatagcataTATCTACCTctcaaatggggaaaaaaaaaaaaaaaactacagttgAGTCTAACAAACGTTTTGTTCATTAcattgcacacacacatacctcacTGAGGATTTGTGGTTAGTGCCTTGGCATTCTAAATTTAAAGAAGGTATGGcagcctccccagtggctcagacagtaaagaatccgcctgcaatggggagactcaggttcgatccctggtttgggaacgtcccctggagaaggaaatggcaattcactccagtattcttgcctgggaaatcccatggacagaagagcctggagagctacaggtcatgggattgcagagttgaagatggctgagcaactaacactttctttcttatGGCAGACTCCAGTGATTTGGCAATGAGCTCTTTTGGAAGAAATTGAACTTAATCTTGGGGAAATATCCTCAtaataatttgtgtgtgtgtgtgtgtgtgtgtgtgtgtgtgtatttgttttctCCCCCAGCTATTCAGCAGGAGAAAGAGTGTGCTGAAATGCAAAATGGGGACCTCCTTGCAAGAGCAAATTCCAGCATTGCTTGAGTGTTTTGCTTTTGGCAAATCTTTGTAGAGATTTTAGGTATCTTCTGATGTCTTTTCACCCATAGCCCCTGGCTAAGAGGTCAGGGGTAGCCAAAGTCCCCGCATCTTGACAGTTCCATTGGTGCATAAATTCCAGCAGGCAGATGCTGTCAATAATCTCACAATTGATGATCTTTGTGTCTAGTCTTTGAACTCCCATAAGATAAGCTGCTTTTAACTTTCTACAATGATTCCCTCTATTGCTTCATAATCCTTAGGTTCCATGGTTTCGCACcttctcacaatttttttttttcatttctaatgaagcagtaaaataataaatacgACCAATAGGTTTAGTATGGGCTCCTGTGGTTCATTTCTGGTGGTCTTCTAAGGAATGAAAGTACACAAGGGTActtttcagcaaaataaaatgagtgCAGGAAAGCTATTGTAGCAGATTTGGCACACGGGAGAGGCCGCTTCTGTCCAGATCACGTGGGTCCTGACTTGGGGATTGTGTGGCTGAACCACATCAACTCCATTTTGTCAATTCCATCTTAATTCGCACAGTCCTAAGCTCCCCTCTTTTCACATGATTGAGCTTTAGCCTAATTTACAAGAAGTGAGTCCAAGCCAGATGAGTACCCTGTCAACTTTTGCCCTTGCCTTCATCTGATATGAAACCTGCAAGAATGGATTTTGCTGACATAGATAGCTAATGGTCAGGAAACCCCTGAGGGGAGGAGCCCCGATTCCAGTCGCTGCACCTGTGCTTCTGTCTTGGTAATCAGATTCTACTTTTAGCTTTGGCCCCTGTGAATTCTCTTGTACCCTTTTTGGAGGTCAGTGTGCAGTGCAGCTGTGAATGTCTCTGGATTATCTGTCCACTCTCTCCTTTGTTCCTTTATGTAAGTTACCCACAGTGAACTTCATAATTGCACTTTATGGCATTGCTCCCTCTGTTTTTTTGGTGTCAAATTCCTTCTCAGTTTGCAGGATATTATTCAACATGTGTGCCCTCCTACATGGATACTAAGTGCTCTTCCTGGAAGTTGGAATCATAGAGATAGAGAGCCTTGGGAGAAGAGGTCATGTGCACTAGCCCCCTTGTctcagaaatgaagaaatgaaaacaaagggtCTGATTTGATCTTCTAAGGTGTGTAAGGGCTAGAATTTTAGGGGGACtcttcttgcttcttggaaagtgCTTTTCAGCTAAAGCCAGGGGACGTGAAAGGCTGGGGTTGGATGGGGAGAGGCAAGAGTCTCTTGCTAACACCCGCTTTGCTAAGCACATCACTTCTTTCATTGGGCATCAGCTCAGATATCTAATACCTGATAACGAGCTGCAGCACAGAACTTCTGGCCTGGTTCTTGTCCTGAACAGAATTCACTGTTTTATGAACCAAGTATTTTTGGTGTTTGTGGTGAGCACAGGTGCTATGAACCGAATTGGCTCCCCTCCaaaaaattaatatgttgaagccctaaccccaagTGTGACTGGAGCTGGAGATAGGGTATTTAGGTAATTAATTGAGATGGGAGCAGGGGCATAATTGGATAGGACTGTGGCCATACGGAAGAGGAGAGATACCAGATCTTTCCCCTACATGTGAGGACCCAACAAGAAGATGACCACTAGCAAGACAGAAAGAGAACTTTCACCAGAAACTGACACTACTACTTCATTCTCAGATTTccatcctccagaactgtgagaaaatgaacttctgttgtttatgccATCTAGTCtacagtattttgttatggcaagcCTAGCTGACTAATATaatcaacaaaacaaataaacagatgaGTCCAGATGGCTGCCCTAAAATGACACATTTATCACTTGAAATTATTTATAAGAACCAATCACCTATAATCCTACCAATTAGACATGTTAGCATTTAAGTGCCTAAGCATCCGGAGTGTGGTCtattaatattcatatattttataactaaagGGTATTATGCTGTTGCTTTTTGCAACCTTGAGTACCTTACCACTCCCTTCTAAGAGATGACATTCTGAAATAATCACTGGGTTTACAGGAAGTGAAAACTATGGTCTCTGCAATAGCATAAACTTTCCTAAGCAAAACTTTTGCTGAAATGACATTGAGGTGACACAATCACAGGGCTtagagttgttcagttgctaagtcaaatctgattctttttgaccccacggtCTATAGCatggtaggctcctctgtcctctactatctcctagattttgctcaaattcatgtccattgagtcggtgacgctaACTAACCATCTCCATCCTTTGtgacttccttctccttttgccttctctctttcccagctcagggtctttACCCATGACTTGgctcttcggatcaggtggccaaagcattgggtcttcagcttcagcaccagtccttctaatgaacattcagtgttgattccctttaggaatgactggctTAATCTtacagtctaaaggactctcaagtgttttctccagcagcacagttcaaaagcatcaattctttggtgctcagccttctttatggtccaaatctaacatctgtacatgactactggagaaagcATAGTTTTGAcaagactgacctttgttgacaaagtgacacctctgctttttaatgtgctgtataggtttgttaaagcttttcttccaaggagcaagcgtcttttaatttcatggctgcagtcactgttcacagtgattttggagcccaagaaaataaagcctctcacggttttcattgttttcccatctatttgccacagtgatgggacaagatgccacagtcttagatttttgaatgctgagttttaagccagcttttccagtctcttctttcaccttcaccaagaggctctttacttcttcgtcactttctgccattagagtaatgtcatatgcatatctgtttttattgttatttttcctggcaatcttgattccagtctgtgattcatctagcctggcatttcacctgatgtattctgcacagaaattagaaaatcatggtgacactatacagccttgacttactcttttccaactttgaaccagtccattgttccatgtccagttctaactgttgcttcttgaacctgtatacagatttctcag
Proteins encoded in this window:
- the LOC616431 gene encoding late histone H2B.L4 — encoded protein: MENGGSVVSQPSPDGYEEDVITKETGTSETEPSETEMAKAETSKPEPCDAEPKKAKQKTANGRRRRRRHRHNDNFSRFATYFPRVLRQIHKGMSLSRDSVNILDSFVKDMFERIAEEAGRLARNNKRRTITHEDIEAAVRLLLPGDLCKYAINVATKSLIGYHTCR